A single genomic interval of Flavobacteriales bacterium harbors:
- a CDS encoding response regulator produces MPAAHPIAHILLIDDEEDCNFVTRMVLKRSGFTGRITCFTNANAALEHLRADGDRPDLMLVDINMPGMTGFDLVGVCEADGILPNDHTSVVMFSSSNRPCDMDQARRFRSVVGYVEKALTAESFERVVAVHQARKASANPPIP; encoded by the coding sequence ATGCCCGCCGCGCACCCGATCGCGCACATCCTCCTCATCGACGACGAGGAGGACTGCAACTTCGTCACCCGAATGGTGCTGAAGCGGAGCGGCTTCACCGGGCGCATCACCTGCTTCACCAACGCCAACGCGGCCCTGGAGCATCTCCGCGCCGACGGCGACCGGCCTGACCTGATGCTCGTGGACATCAACATGCCCGGCATGACCGGCTTCGACCTGGTCGGCGTGTGCGAGGCCGACGGCATCCTGCCCAACGACCATACCTCGGTGGTGATGTTCAGTTCAAGCAACCGCCCCTGCGACATGGACCAGGCCCGGCGCTTCCGGTCCGTCGTAGGCTACGTGGAAAAGGCCCTGACCGCCGAATCGTTCGAGCGCGTCGTGGCCGTTCATCAGGCCCGAAAGGCCTCCGCCAACCCCCCCATCCCATGA
- a CDS encoding inorganic phosphate transporter has protein sequence MTLLVVIIVLALVFDYINGFHDAANSIATVVSTKVLTPLQAVVWAAFFNFAAFWIFQDHAVANTISKTVHQEFITLPVILAGLIAAIIWNLLTWWYGIPSSSSHTLIGGFAGAALAHALATANGFTLTEVIESDKVTKTVLFIFLAPLVGMVISMFITLVTIVRNLWTRIAFILVAAVVTWFLFLHLQQGKLEENLAKYYKVDVLKKAAAEDPARSVDLEAARARYEAALPHLTGFGSRGGEGIAQEIRTKVDPEVDVAKLAKGLDRSDNSIIRVGLMFTVLLFIGVYIYTEKVRTPTAQSVANMFKRLQLFSSAAFSIGHGGNDAQKVMGIITAALIAHGTITDIKEMPAWVPLACYTAIGLGTLSGGWKIVKTMGTRITKVTPLEGVCAETSGAMTLYLTEQMGIPVSTTHTITGSIIGVGATKRLSAVRWGVTIQLLWAWILTIPVSALLAGLAYWVCTLFGL, from the coding sequence ATGACGCTCCTGGTCGTCATCATCGTCCTCGCCCTGGTGTTCGACTACATCAACGGCTTCCACGACGCGGCGAACTCCATCGCCACCGTGGTGAGCACCAAGGTGCTGACCCCGCTGCAGGCGGTGGTGTGGGCGGCCTTCTTCAATTTCGCCGCCTTCTGGATCTTCCAGGACCATGCGGTGGCCAACACCATCAGCAAGACGGTCCACCAGGAGTTCATCACGCTGCCGGTGATCCTGGCCGGCCTCATCGCCGCCATCATCTGGAACCTCCTCACCTGGTGGTACGGCATCCCCTCCAGCAGCTCGCACACCCTCATCGGTGGGTTCGCCGGCGCGGCGCTCGCCCATGCGCTGGCCACCGCCAACGGCTTCACCCTGACCGAGGTGATCGAGAGCGACAAGGTGACCAAGACCGTGCTGTTCATCTTCCTGGCCCCGCTCGTGGGCATGGTCATCTCCATGTTCATCACCCTGGTGACCATCGTGCGCAACCTGTGGACCCGCATCGCGTTCATCCTCGTGGCCGCCGTGGTCACCTGGTTCCTGTTCCTGCACCTGCAGCAGGGCAAGCTGGAGGAGAACCTGGCGAAGTATTACAAGGTGGACGTGCTCAAGAAGGCCGCGGCCGAGGATCCGGCCAGGTCGGTGGACCTGGAGGCCGCACGGGCCCGCTACGAGGCCGCGCTACCGCACCTCACGGGCTTCGGCTCGCGCGGTGGGGAGGGCATCGCCCAGGAGATCCGCACCAAGGTGGATCCGGAGGTGGATGTGGCCAAGCTGGCCAAGGGGCTGGACAGATCGGACAATTCCATCATCCGTGTGGGGCTGATGTTCACCGTGCTGCTGTTCATCGGCGTGTACATCTACACCGAGAAGGTGCGCACCCCGACGGCGCAGTCCGTGGCCAACATGTTCAAGAGGCTGCAGCTCTTCAGCTCGGCGGCCTTCAGCATCGGTCACGGCGGCAACGACGCCCAGAAGGTGATGGGCATCATCACTGCGGCGCTCATCGCGCACGGGACCATCACCGACATCAAGGAGATGCCCGCATGGGTGCCGCTGGCCTGTTACACGGCGATCGGCCTGGGCACCTTGAGCGGCGGATGGAAGATCGTGAAGACGATGGGCACCCGGATCACCAAGGTGACCCCATTGGAAGGCGTATGCGCCGAGACCTCCGGGGCCATGACCCTGTACCTCACCGAACAGATGGGCATCCCGGTGAGCACCACGCACACCATCACGGGTTCCATCATCGGGGTGGGGGCCACCAAGCGACTGAGCGCGGTGCGCTGGGGCGTCACCATCCAGCTGCTGTGGGCGTGGATCCTCACCATCCCGGTGAGCGCCTTGCTGGCGGGCCTCGCCTACTGGGTCTGCACGCTCTTCGGCCTGTAA
- a CDS encoding DMT family protein, translated as MRGLWTILLLIASNTFMTLAWYGHLKFQEWHWAKRLGLFSIILISWGIAFFEYVLQVPANRLGHAGHGGPFTLVQLKVVQEVITLAVFAVFTLIAFRQEALRWNHAVAALLLVAAVWLVFKDR; from the coding sequence ATGCGCGGCCTGTGGACCATCCTGCTGCTGATCGCCAGCAACACCTTCATGACCCTGGCGTGGTACGGGCACCTGAAGTTCCAGGAGTGGCACTGGGCCAAGCGGCTGGGGCTCTTCAGCATCATCCTCATCAGCTGGGGCATCGCCTTCTTCGAGTATGTGCTGCAGGTGCCGGCGAACCGCCTCGGCCATGCCGGGCATGGCGGCCCGTTCACCCTGGTGCAGCTGAAGGTGGTTCAGGAGGTGATCACCCTGGCGGTCTTCGCCGTCTTCACCCTCATCGCCTTCCGGCAGGAGGCGCTCCGCTGGAACCACGCGGTGGCCGCGCTGCTGTTGGTGGCGGCCGTATGGCTCGTCTTCAAGGACCGCTGA
- a CDS encoding transferase hexapeptide repeat family protein, with protein sequence MLYEFNGYRPVVHPSAFVHPQAAVTGNVVIGADVYIGPGAALRGDWGEIVVKDGCNVQENCTIHMFPGVKVVLHPGAHIGHGAIIHGATIGANCLVGMNAVLMDNVVLGEGCIVGALSFLPADSVWEARKVIVGNPARVVKDVSDAMLAWKTEGTHLYQQLPAQLHATLRPCEPLREVDRSRPPITAQYSTWSATRRPE encoded by the coding sequence ATGCTCTACGAGTTCAACGGGTATCGTCCCGTGGTGCATCCCTCCGCCTTTGTGCATCCCCAGGCGGCCGTCACCGGCAACGTGGTCATCGGGGCCGACGTGTACATCGGTCCGGGTGCGGCCCTCCGCGGCGACTGGGGCGAGATCGTGGTGAAGGACGGCTGCAACGTGCAGGAGAACTGCACCATCCACATGTTCCCCGGGGTGAAGGTGGTGCTCCATCCCGGCGCGCACATCGGCCATGGGGCCATCATCCATGGGGCCACCATCGGCGCCAACTGCCTGGTGGGCATGAACGCCGTGCTGATGGACAACGTGGTGCTCGGGGAGGGCTGCATCGTGGGGGCGCTCAGCTTCCTTCCTGCGGACAGCGTGTGGGAGGCGCGGAAGGTGATCGTGGGCAATCCGGCGCGCGTGGTGAAGGATGTGAGCGATGCGATGCTCGCCTGGAAGACCGAGGGCACCCACCTGTACCAGCAGCTGCCCGCCCAGCTGCACGCCACGCTCAGGCCGTGCGAACCGCTGCGCGAAGTGGACCGGAGCAGGCCGCCCATCACCGCTCAGTACAGCACCTGGAGCGCCACCCGGCGCCCGGAGTGA
- a CDS encoding DUF47 domain-containing protein — MALGSLFQIFRPKDRIFFFHFEASAANVLRMSEDLLAIMATEPGAQRTAILERLEITERANDDLTHTIFTELARNFITPLDREDIHYLASSLDDVADFILAAAKNLELFGIGKPDDTANELARLVNEGCKIIQLAVQGLRLMHKDNQHAELVVRINAVENEADEVHDRGLQRLFAQEKDPITLIKQRDLYGTLELATDKCEDVANVLESIMLKYA; from the coding sequence ATGGCCCTCGGCTCGCTGTTCCAGATCTTCCGTCCGAAGGACCGGATCTTCTTCTTCCACTTCGAGGCCTCTGCGGCGAACGTGCTGCGCATGAGCGAGGACCTGCTGGCGATCATGGCCACCGAGCCGGGCGCCCAGCGCACCGCGATCCTCGAGCGGCTGGAGATCACCGAGCGGGCGAACGATGACCTCACGCACACCATCTTCACGGAACTGGCGCGGAACTTCATCACGCCGCTGGACCGGGAGGACATCCACTACCTGGCGAGCAGCCTGGACGATGTGGCGGACTTCATCCTGGCGGCGGCCAAGAACCTGGAGCTCTTCGGCATCGGCAAGCCGGACGACACGGCCAACGAGCTGGCCCGGCTGGTGAACGAGGGCTGCAAGATCATCCAGCTGGCCGTGCAGGGGCTGCGGCTGATGCACAAGGACAACCAGCACGCCGAACTGGTGGTGCGCATCAATGCCGTGGAGAACGAGGCCGACGAGGTGCACGACCGCGGACTGCAGCGCCTCTTCGCACAGGAGAAGGACCCGATCACCCTCATCAAGCAGCGCGACCTGTACGGCACGCTCGAACTGGCCACCGACAAGTGCGAGGACGTGGCCAACGTGCTGGAATCCATCATGTTGAAGTACGCCTGA
- a CDS encoding cation:proton antiporter: MQIPLLQEIVIILGLSVGMVLLFKRFKLPVLLGFLATGALCGPHGFGLVGATHEVELLAEVGVIFLLFVIGIEFSLSSLASVARTVLVGGTLQVVGTVALTALVAHALGLAWPPSIFLGFLFALSSTAIVLKLLQEQGAVGAPHGRVASAMLIYQDIIVVPMILLTPMLAGRSADPLGDLFGMLGKMLVLLVLIIVLARYAVPRLLDAVVRTHSRELFITTIVVLCFATAWLTSAIGLSLALGAFFAGLVISESEHRFQATGNILPFHEVFISFFFVSIGMLLDVGHLVKHLGLVLLFTLLTLVGKTLIATVAAMVLRYPLRTALLTGLALCQVGEFAFILSATGLEQNLLSRDHYQLFLSVSIATMGLAPLIIGGSGRWTAVLLRLLVPARLRQRLDALIQARTEARSAHRLSDHLVIVGYGLNGRNVAQTARAAGITHVVVEMDPDLAEQARSLGADVIIGDASNEHVLEEVHVARARVVVVAISDPAATRRVVSRVRRLSDAPHLIVRTRYLNEIEDLRKLGANEVVPEEFETSIEIFARTLRRYLVPENEVEELVMRVRGSHYRALRSMDRGGPPESLTVHPSEQELAALPVRFGKGRVVGQRLMDVDVKGRFGVSVLAIKRGGRVLTGVDGTSRVQPDDVLYVLGPPDGVAMLDRLLRD, translated from the coding sequence ATGCAGATCCCCCTGCTCCAGGAGATCGTCATCATCCTCGGCCTGTCCGTGGGGATGGTGCTGCTCTTCAAGCGCTTCAAGCTGCCGGTGCTGCTGGGCTTCCTGGCCACGGGCGCGTTGTGCGGGCCCCATGGTTTCGGGCTGGTGGGCGCCACGCATGAGGTGGAACTGCTGGCCGAGGTCGGGGTCATCTTCCTGCTGTTCGTCATCGGCATCGAGTTCAGCCTGTCGAGCCTGGCCTCGGTGGCGCGCACCGTGCTGGTGGGCGGCACCCTGCAGGTGGTGGGCACCGTGGCCCTGACGGCCCTCGTGGCCCACGCGCTCGGGCTCGCCTGGCCGCCGAGCATCTTCCTGGGTTTCCTGTTCGCCCTCAGCAGCACGGCCATCGTGCTGAAGCTCCTGCAGGAGCAGGGGGCGGTGGGCGCTCCGCACGGTCGCGTGGCCTCCGCGATGCTCATCTACCAGGACATCATCGTGGTGCCCATGATCCTGCTGACGCCGATGCTCGCCGGGCGCAGCGCCGATCCCCTGGGCGACCTCTTCGGCATGCTGGGCAAGATGCTCGTGCTGCTCGTGCTGATCATCGTACTGGCGCGCTATGCCGTGCCCCGGCTGCTGGACGCCGTGGTGCGCACCCACAGCCGCGAGCTCTTCATCACCACCATCGTGGTGCTCTGCTTCGCCACGGCCTGGCTCACCAGCGCCATCGGGTTGAGCCTCGCGCTGGGCGCCTTCTTCGCCGGCCTGGTGATCAGCGAGAGCGAGCACCGCTTCCAGGCCACCGGCAACATCCTGCCCTTCCACGAGGTCTTCATCAGCTTCTTCTTCGTCAGCATCGGCATGCTGCTCGATGTCGGCCACCTTGTCAAGCATCTCGGCCTGGTGCTCCTCTTCACCCTGCTCACGCTCGTGGGCAAGACGCTCATCGCGACGGTGGCCGCCATGGTGCTGCGCTACCCGCTGCGGACGGCCCTGCTCACCGGCCTGGCCCTGTGCCAGGTGGGCGAGTTCGCCTTCATCCTCAGCGCCACCGGGCTCGAGCAGAACCTGCTGTCGCGCGACCACTACCAGCTCTTCCTGTCGGTCTCCATCGCCACCATGGGCCTCGCCCCGCTGATCATCGGCGGGTCGGGCCGATGGACCGCGGTGCTGCTGCGGCTGCTGGTGCCCGCACGCCTGCGCCAGCGGCTCGACGCCCTCATCCAGGCCCGCACCGAGGCACGAAGCGCGCACCGGCTCAGCGACCACCTGGTGATCGTGGGCTACGGCCTCAACGGTCGCAACGTGGCCCAGACCGCACGCGCGGCCGGCATCACGCATGTCGTCGTGGAGATGGACCCGGACCTGGCCGAACAGGCACGCAGCCTCGGCGCGGATGTGATCATCGGCGACGCCAGCAACGAGCACGTGCTCGAGGAGGTGCATGTGGCTCGGGCCCGGGTGGTGGTGGTGGCCATCAGCGACCCGGCCGCCACCCGGCGCGTGGTGAGCCGCGTGCGGCGCCTGAGCGATGCCCCCCACCTCATCGTGCGCACCCGCTACCTCAACGAGATCGAGGACCTGCGCAAGCTCGGCGCCAATGAGGTGGTGCCCGAGGAGTTCGAGACCTCGATCGAGATCTTCGCACGCACCCTGCGCCGCTATCTGGTACCCGAGAACGAGGTGGAGGAACTGGTGATGCGCGTGCGCGGATCGCATTACCGGGCCCTGCGTTCCATGGACCGCGGCGGCCCGCCCGAATCGCTCACCGTGCACCCGTCGGAACAGGAGCTCGCCGCCCTGCCCGTGCGCTTCGGCAAGGGCCGTGTGGTGGGCCAGCGGCTGATGGACGTGGACGTCAAGGGACGGTTCGGTGTGAGCGTGCTCGCCATCAAGCGCGGCGGCCGCGTGCTCACCGGCGTGGACGGCACCAGTCGTGTGCAACCGGACGACGTGCTCTACGTGCTGGGCCCGCCCGACGGCGTGGCCATGCTGGACCGCCTGCTGCGCGACTGA
- a CDS encoding HAMP domain-containing histidine kinase: MSPTEASGGRDRTALDERLHKLSHDLKNRIGAALEALRGLREPGSGLSAEELHRFAERNLFQAMHTLERALDDLGVERGPGTLDLRPTDLASIARLAAERSSARFARKRQTLDLDLAEPLPILGEQDLLIDLVHALLTNASKFAPEGSTVKLQAVRFDRDAVVRVIDRGVGLGAEDLAQVFDRYAWLGSQPTAGEGQSRGTLARAHQWAQAHGGRLVAHSDGPGNGCTFTLAVPLRPGG, encoded by the coding sequence ATGTCGCCCACTGAAGCCTCCGGCGGTCGCGACCGCACCGCCCTCGATGAGCGGCTGCACAAGCTCTCGCACGACCTGAAGAACCGCATCGGTGCCGCGCTGGAGGCGCTGCGCGGATTGCGGGAGCCGGGGTCGGGCCTGAGCGCGGAAGAGCTGCACCGGTTCGCCGAACGCAACCTCTTCCAGGCGATGCACACCCTGGAGCGCGCGCTGGATGACCTGGGTGTGGAGCGCGGGCCCGGCACCCTCGACCTTCGGCCGACCGACCTGGCCTCCATCGCCCGGCTGGCGGCTGAGCGCAGCTCGGCCCGTTTCGCACGGAAGCGGCAGACCCTCGACCTCGACCTCGCCGAGCCACTGCCCATCCTCGGCGAACAGGACCTGCTCATCGATCTGGTGCATGCCCTGCTCACCAACGCATCGAAGTTCGCCCCCGAAGGGTCCACCGTAAAGCTCCAGGCCGTGCGGTTCGACCGGGATGCGGTGGTGCGTGTGATCGACCGGGGCGTGGGCCTCGGCGCGGAGGACCTGGCCCAGGTGTTCGACCGGTATGCATGGCTCGGCTCGCAGCCCACCGCGGGCGAAGGCCAGTCCAGAGGCACCCTGGCGCGGGCCCACCAGTGGGCACAGGCGCACGGCGGCCGCCTCGTGGCCCACAGCGATGGACCGGGCAACGGATGCACGTTCACGCTCGCCGTACCCCTCAGGCCGGGCGGGTGA
- a CDS encoding GlmU family protein, translated as MAILLHDAGAHPHLLPLTFTRPVGALRPGILTIADAWWRMTELPVGHRTEAYLRDRWPEVGGEVVRDVRAGLLPLPELVSAVLDLEPGRMLVKEGRVLAICRTGAQPPAEADWNAPPTYLIPVAFAGEVVEITRPWHLFQHCGRAIINDFALLTEGRRSQPLSGLNTVVGDPSLVFLEEGAVVEAAVLNTRSGPIHIGKGAEVMEGSLIRGPFALGAHAQLKMGAKIYGPCSFGPECRVGGEVNNSVILGHSNKGHDGFLGNSVLGEWCNLGADTNTSNLKNTYGPVKVWSYAERAMADTGLQFCGLIMGDHGKSGINTMFNTGTVVGVAANVFGGGFPPKHIPSFTWGGAEGLAEHALDKALHTAQRVMERRSMTLDPLDRALLAHVHAATAIDRS; from the coding sequence ATGGCCATCCTGCTGCACGACGCCGGCGCTCATCCCCATCTGCTCCCGCTCACCTTCACACGCCCCGTGGGCGCGCTGCGACCCGGCATCCTCACCATCGCCGACGCCTGGTGGCGCATGACCGAGCTGCCCGTGGGCCACCGCACCGAGGCCTATCTGCGCGATCGGTGGCCCGAGGTGGGCGGTGAGGTGGTGCGGGATGTCCGCGCCGGACTGCTGCCCCTGCCCGAACTGGTGAGCGCCGTGCTGGACCTGGAGCCCGGCCGCATGCTGGTGAAGGAGGGCCGCGTGCTGGCCATCTGCCGAACGGGCGCACAGCCACCGGCGGAAGCCGATTGGAACGCGCCGCCCACCTACCTCATCCCCGTGGCCTTCGCCGGCGAGGTGGTGGAGATCACCCGTCCCTGGCACCTCTTCCAGCATTGCGGACGCGCGATCATCAACGACTTCGCCCTGCTCACCGAGGGCCGGCGTTCGCAACCCCTCAGCGGGCTCAACACCGTGGTGGGCGACCCCTCCCTGGTGTTCCTGGAGGAGGGGGCCGTGGTGGAGGCCGCCGTCCTGAACACCCGGAGCGGGCCCATCCACATCGGCAAGGGCGCCGAGGTGATGGAGGGCTCGCTGATCCGCGGTCCCTTCGCCCTGGGGGCGCACGCCCAGCTGAAGATGGGCGCCAAGATCTACGGGCCCTGCAGCTTCGGCCCCGAATGCCGCGTGGGTGGCGAGGTCAACAACAGCGTCATCCTCGGCCACAGCAACAAGGGCCACGACGGATTCCTGGGCAACAGCGTGCTGGGCGAATGGTGCAACCTGGGCGCCGACACCAACACCAGCAACCTCAAGAACACGTACGGCCCGGTGAAGGTGTGGAGCTACGCCGAGCGCGCCATGGCCGATACGGGCCTCCAGTTCTGCGGGCTCATCATGGGCGACCACGGCAAGAGCGGCATCAACACCATGTTCAACACGGGCACCGTGGTGGGCGTGGCCGCGAACGTGTTCGGCGGAGGCTTTCCGCCGAAGCACATCCCCAGCTTCACCTGGGGCGGTGCCGAGGGGCTCGCCGAACACGCGTTGGACAAGGCGCTGCACACCGCCCAGCGGGTGATGGAGCGGCGATCGATGACCCTGGACCCCTTGGACCGTGCGCTGCTCGCCCATGTGCATGCGGCCACGGCCATCGACCGGTCGTGA
- a CDS encoding response regulator, giving the protein MKKVLIIEDEAIISFGYRLQIERMGFEVIGVARSSEEAEDLLDQERPDVIIMDVYLKGPRTGLELAQQIHATDPIPILFLTASTKPEVVDAIRALKGARYLAKPISSDGLMDMLEQLLRADVAH; this is encoded by the coding sequence ATGAAAAAGGTCCTGATCATCGAGGACGAGGCCATCATCTCCTTCGGCTACCGCCTGCAGATCGAACGCATGGGCTTCGAGGTGATCGGCGTGGCCCGCAGCAGCGAGGAGGCCGAGGACCTCCTGGACCAGGAGCGCCCGGATGTGATCATCATGGACGTCTACCTGAAAGGCCCGCGCACCGGATTGGAGCTCGCCCAGCAGATCCATGCCACCGACCCCATCCCCATCCTGTTCCTGACGGCCAGCACGAAGCCCGAGGTGGTGGACGCCATCCGGGCCCTGAAAGGTGCGCGTTACCTGGCCAAGCCCATCAGCTCCGACGGCCTCATGGACATGCTGGAGCAATTGCTCCGCGCCGATGTCGCCCACTGA